The Episyrphus balteatus chromosome 4, idEpiBalt1.1, whole genome shotgun sequence genome includes a window with the following:
- the LOC129918770 gene encoding histone H1-III-like, translating into MTDEPIDQPVSLPISKPTKVKIQAMVDNALKTMNERTGSSVIAIKKFIASTYSLDVEKSSNLIKKYIKESVESGRLVQAKGNSLSGSFKLSRGTLKEFEPKPKKKPSTKKAAEAKAKKEKTTEGKEPKETKAKKDAPVKKATKSASKADEQSKTATTQKKAPALKLPGAEPKLKAAAAKKQTTEGAKVTKKKPAKKQEVETEKPEAKKKTSAKKAKSPVKKKGKENIPPTKKKSQPKKKKEELMVPVMEHADSEGSLTDSPESKVKEPFSDQDEEAQVEEEFDEESDRSNGSEDDEEEEIEEEIEEEMEEEENDTGLKVTKEEDLNESDGSVSSEGSPEKVKVQPKGKAGAKPAKKRKSIATLVNSAKPKVVKR; encoded by the coding sequence atgaccGATGAACCAATAGACCAACCTGTCAGTTTACCAATCTCTAAGCCAACAAAGGTCAAAATCCAAGCTATGGTTGATAATGCATTAAAAACGATGAACGAACGCACGGGTTCTTCTGTTAtagcaataaaaaaattcattgcttCAACATATTCATTGGATGTAGAAAAGTCgtcaaatttgattaaaaaatacataaaagagAGTGTAGAAAGCGGGAGATTAGTTCAAGCTAAAGGCAATTCCTTGTCGGGTTCATTTAAATTGTCACGTGGAACGTTAAAAGAATTTGAACCAAAACCTAAAAAGAAACCTAGCACGAAGAAAGCTGCCGAAGCCAAAGCTAAGAAGGAAAAGACAACAGAAGGCAAGGAACCAAAAGAAACCAAAGCTAAAAAAGATGCTCCAGTGAAGAAAGCAACTAAGTCAGCTAGTAAAGCGGATGAACAATCAAAGACAGCCACCACACAAAAGAAAGCTCCAGCTCTAAAATTGCCAGGTGCAGAACCAAAATTAAAAGCTGCTGCAGCAAAGAAGCAAACAACCGAAGGCGCCAAAGTGACCAAGAAAAAACCTGCAAAGAAACAAGAAGTAGAAACTGAGAAACCTGAAGCAAAGAAAAAGACAAGTGCCAAGAAAGCCAAGTCTCCAGTCAAGAAGAAGGGCAAGGAAAACATTCCACCCACGAAGAAAAAGTCCCAACCTAAGAAGAAGAAAGAAGAACTAATGGTTCCAGTGATGGAACATGCAGATTCGGAGGGTTCATTAACTGACTCACCTGAGAGCAAAGTGAAGGAACCTTTTTCTGATCAAGATGAAGAGGCTCAGGTTGAGGAGGAGTTTGATGAAGAATCTGATAGATCCAATGGTTCAGAAGATGATGAAGAAGAGGAGATAGAAGAAGAAATAGAAGAAGAgatggaagaagaagaaaatgataCGGGGCTTAAGGTGACTAAAGAGGAGGATTTAAACGAGTCGGATGGCAGCGTTTCGTCGGAAGGTTCACCTGAAAAGGTTAAAGTTCAACCAAAAGGCAAAGCTGGTGCTAAGCCTGCAAAAAAACGAAAGTCAATTGCAACTTTAGTCAACTCGGCAAAGCCAAAAGTAGTAAAGAGATAA